The DNA sequence CGCTGAAGACCCGCCGCAAGGGCGTTTCCCGGTACTGGGTCGAAGTCGGAGGCCGCGCCGCGCACGCCGGGCTGGAACCGGAGAAGGGCGTCAACGCCGGGATCGAGGTCGCGCACCAGATCCTCGCCGTGGCCGTGCTCGCGGACGCGGAGAAGGGCACCACCGTCGTCCCGACCGCGCTCAGCGCCGGGACGACGACCAACACCGTGCCCGCCGCGGCGAGCGTGGCGGTCGACGCCCGTGTCTGGGACACCGGCGAGCAGGACCGCGTGGACCGGGCCATCAGGAGCCTGGCCCCGGTCGTCGACGGCTCGTGGATCCGGATCGGCGGCGGCATCAACCGGGCACCGCTGGACGCGAAGGCGTCGGCGGAACTGTTCGTGCTGGCGAACGAACTCGCCGCCGGGCTGGGGCTCGGGCCGCTCGCCGAGGCGGCCGTCGGCGGGGCGTCGGACGGCAATTTCACCGCGGGACTGGGCATCCCGACCCTCGACGGCCTCGGCGCCGTCGGCGGCGGTGCCCACGCCGACGACGAACACGTCCTCGTCGCGGAGCTGCCGCGGCGCACCAGGTTGCTCACCGCACTCGCCGAAACCGTGCTGGCGCGGGGAAGTTCGTCCGCGCCGACGAACACGCGGGGCGAATCCGGTGCGGCGCAACGGTGACCGGCGGGCCGGGTCCGGAGAGGATCGTCAGCGTGACTGAAGTCGTGACGAACACAGCCCCGCCGCTGCGGGACGAGGCGGCCGCCGCCGCGGCCACCGCCGCCACGGCCTCGGGGGTCGCCGTCCGGACCCTGGCCGAGGTCGCCGACCTGGCCGCCGTGACCCGGCTCTTCGAGTCGATCTGGCGCCCCGAACCGGGAAACCCGCCCGTGACCGCCGAACTGCTGCGCGCCATGGTCTCGGCGGGCAACTACGTGGCCGGTGCCTTCGACGGGACCGAGCTGCTCGGTGCCT is a window from the Amycolatopsis sp. cg9 genome containing:
- a CDS encoding M20 family metallopeptidase; its protein translation is MIEDIEALVRCESPSEDHEAVARSAEVVAAIGRRLLGTEPERIVTDGCTHLRWRFGEPRVLLLGHHDTVWPLGSLRTHPFEVRDGVLRGPGCFDMKAGVVMALHAAAALPDRDGLSILVTGDEEIGSPLSRPLIEAEAKTCDAVFVLEASADGGALKTRRKGVSRYWVEVGGRAAHAGLEPEKGVNAGIEVAHQILAVAVLADAEKGTTVVPTALSAGTTTNTVPAAASVAVDARVWDTGEQDRVDRAIRSLAPVVDGSWIRIGGGINRAPLDAKASAELFVLANELAAGLGLGPLAEAAVGGASDGNFTAGLGIPTLDGLGAVGGGAHADDEHVLVAELPRRTRLLTALAETVLARGSSSAPTNTRGESGAAQR